Proteins encoded together in one Impatiens glandulifera chromosome 1, dImpGla2.1, whole genome shotgun sequence window:
- the LOC124934778 gene encoding cationic amino acid transporter 1-like, translating into MRSSGGIEEATQRRGCSCTAGAFFPEESFESLENYGRALKETPSRLMNRALTRALESDELESKARSNNDMKRTLTWWDLIWFGMGSVIGSGIFVLTGLEAKRDAGPAVVLSYAVSGFSALLSVFCYTEFAVEIPVAGGSFAYLRVELGDFVAFIAAGNILFEYIIGGAAVARSWTSYFATLCNHSGKEFRIHAPHLSEGYNYLDPISIGVIIILTIIAVKSTKATSRLNYVASLVHLIVILFIIIAGFAKGNIKNYAPFAPNGPRGIFKASSVLFFAYVGFDAVATLAEETKNPGKDIPIGLVGSMVITTTIYCLMAVALCLMQPYQLIDEDAPFSVAFSAVGWDWAKYLVSLGALKGMTSVLLVGAVGQARYLTHIARTHMLPPWFAQVDAKTGTPVNATITMMAATALIAFFTNLDILSNLLSICTLLIFMMVAVALLVRRYYVTGVTSPSDRNKLVLFLTLIIGSSVGTAIYWGLSQRGWVGYCIFCPIWFLGTLGLRVVVPQAARETTKIWRVPLVPWLPSTSIAINIFLLGSIDKESFIRFSIWTVVLLLYYFFFGLHASYDTAKDQNQILKTPDSNISKESTPVPSNQGAAEMNISITNV; encoded by the coding sequence ATGAGATCATCAGGTGGCATTGAAGAGGCCACCCAGAGGAGGGGATGCTCTTGCACAGCAGGCGCTTTTTTCCCGGAGGAGTCTTTCGAGAGTTTGGAAAATTATGGCAGGGCGTTGAAGGAGACACCGAGTCGTCTCATGAACCGGGCTCTGACTCGGGCTCTGGAGTCGGACGAGTTGGAGTCCAAGGCACGAAGCAACAATGACATGAAGCGTACACTGACGTGGTGGGATCTGATTTGGTTCGGTATGGGATCAGTTATAGGGTCTGGAATCTTCGTCCTGACCGGCCTTGAAGCGAAGCGGGATGCAGGGCCAGCAGTGGTACTATCCTACGCAGTCTCAGGGTTTTCTGCTCTGTTATCTGTATTCTGCTATACTGAGTTTGCCGTTGAGATTCCTGTAGCAGGTGGTTCATTTGCTTACTTGAGGGTCGAATTGGGGGATTTCGTTGCTTTCATTGCTGCCGGCAACATCCTGTTCGAGTATATAATCGGCGGAGCTGCGGTGGCTAGGTCTTGGACGTCCTACTTCGCCACCCTCTGCAATCACAGCGGAAAAGAGTTCCGAATCCATGCCCCACACCTGAGTGAAGGGTACAACTACCTTGATCCGATTTCAATCGGGGTTATCATAATCCTGACCATCATAGCCGTGAAGAGCACCAAGGCGACTTCCCGTCTCAATTACGTGGCCTCTCTCGTCCACTTAATCGTGATCTTGTTCATCATCATAGCTGGATTTGCGAAAGGTAACATCAAAAACTACGCACCGTTTGCCCCCAATGGTCCCCGTGGAATCTTCAAGGCCTCTTCGGTCCTGTTCTTCGCGTACGTTGGATTCGATGCAGTCGCGACCTTAGCTGAGGAGACGAAAAACCCAGGTAAGGACATCCCCATAGGACTTGTGGGGTCGATGGTGATCACGACTACTATCTATTGCTTGATGGCAGTCGCCCTCTGCTTAATGCAGCCATACCAGCTGATAGACGAAGATGCGCCTTTCTCTGTGGCATTCTCTGCCGTTGGATGGGACTGGGCCAAGTACCTGGTGTCTCTTGGGGCTTTGAAGGGGATGACATCGGTACTTCTAGTTGGGGCAGTTGGTCAAGCCCGTTACCTAACCCACATTGCCAGAACCCACATGTTGCCTCCTTGGTTTGCACAAGTTGATGCAAAAACAGGGACACCTGTTAACGCTACAATTACAATGATGGCTGCAACTGCACTTATCGCTTTCTTCACAAACCTTGATATCCTCTCAAATCTCTTGTCCATCTGCACTCTCCTCATCTTCATGATGGTGGCCGTAGCCCTTCTTGTTCGTCGCTACTATGTGACGGGAGTCACATCCCCATCTGACCGTAACAAGCTTGTGTTGTTCCTAACCTTGATCATTGGCTCCTCCGTGGGGACTGCCATCTATTGGGGACTAAGCCAGCGAGGATGGGTTGGTTACTGCATATTTTGCCCGATTTGGTTTTTGGGTACACTAGGACTGAGAGTGGTGGTCCCGCAAGCAGCCAGGGAAACCACCAAGATATGGAGGGTACCTCTTGTTCCATGGCTTCCATCTACATCGATCGCAATCAATATCTTTCTACTTGGCTCTATTGATAAAGAGTCTTTCATCAGGTTTTCTATTTGGACAGTGGTGCTTCTCCTCTATTACTTCTTTTTTGGACTCCATGCATCTTACGACACTGCAAAAGATCAAAATCAGATCTTGAAAACACCGGATTCTAATATTTCTAAGGAATCTACTCCTGTTCCTAGTAATCAGGGCGCGGCAGAGATGAATATTAGTATCACCAATGTCTAG